CACATGGCGCCATCAAGGTTCTCATGCTCGGCCAGTGGCCGGTGCATGTCCTTCGGATTGCGTGGTTGCTTGCCGAAGCGAGTGTTGAAATCCATAATGAACTCAGTGGCATAGGCATTGGCGGCCTCGATCGTGTCGATGCCGCGCAGCCGCATCTCCTTGACCAGCCGATCCTGCAGCGTCTGGTTGGCACGTTCCACACGGCCTTTGGCCTGTGGGGTGTTGGCACAGATGATGTCGATGTTCAGCTCGTAAAGCGCCCGGCCGAACTGCGTCAGACCGCTCGTCCGGTCTTTCTTCGACGCATGGAGCGAGCGGAAAACGCCGTGCTTGTCGCTATAGAAAGCCAGCGGCTTGCCCCATTGCTGCAGATAAGCCTTCGTCGCATGCAGATAGTCGAACGTATTTTCCGATCCGGCAAAGCGAAGATGCAAGAGCTTGCCGGTGGCGTCATCGATGTAGACGAGCAGGGCGCATTTGGGGCCGCGGTTCTCGAACCACCAGTGATGCGAGCCGTCGATCTGCACCAGTTCGCCAAAGCAGTCGCGCCGGCCGCGTGGCTGGAAAACCCGTTTCTTGCGTTCCCGGCGCGAGATCCAGATGCCGGCCTCGGTCATCCATTGCCGCAGCGTCTCCTTGGCAACAGAGATCCGGTGCAGTTCGATCAGCTTCTCGCGCGCCAGCGTCGGACCGAAATCCAGATAGCGTTCGCGGATCAGGTCCAGCGCCGTATTACGGAAATCCTCGCTGTGACGCCGGTTGCTCGGACGCGATCGCTTCTTGGAAACGAGGCCAGCTGGACCATCCCGGTCATAGGCTTGCAGCAGCCTGTGAACCTGACTTCGACTGAGGCCAAGCAGCTCAGCCGCCTGGACAACACTCAGGCGTAGATCACGGATCTTCTGGACGACTTCGAGGCGATGCAATTCTTTCTGCGACATGGTGATCAAACCGGGCATGACGACTCTGGAAAAGCTATCCCAAGTGCATCATGCCGTTGGTGAGGCTATCTGATTATGCTGCTTCCTGCAAAAGGGAGGCGAACACTTCAGCGGGTGTCTTGAATCCAAGACACTTGCGCGGGGTTGCGTTGAGATCATGGGCGAGGGCAGTCAACTGCGCCTGGTTGACCTGCGTCAGGTCAGTGTTGCTGGGCAAATAACGTCGAATGCGCTTGTTGATGTTCTCAATAGCACCTTTTTGCCATGGCGAGTTTGGATCGCAAAACCAGCTTCTGGCCCCCATTCCATCCTCCAAAGCCCTATACCCCATAAACTCGGAACCGCGATCAAAGGTAAAACTGCGGCGTGCGTGATAAGGCAGTGTAGCAAAGGCCTGAATGATTTTGTTCATGATAGGCTTTGAGTGCCGACTGTTGTTTTTGATGATGACGCAATAACGACTTTTGCGTTCAACAAGCGTCATGACATTGGCTTCTCCCAGGTCACGATCAAAGATAATCAAATCACCTTCCCAGTTGCCGAATTGCAGACGATTGCCAATAAAATCAGGGCGTTGATGAATGCGAAACGCTTCTGGAATACGGGAACTGCGCGATCGTCTGGTGCCGCGTGGGCAGCGTTTTGTTCGCATCTCGGCAAGGTGTTCAAACAGCTTCAGCCCATATTCTTCCTTTGAGTAAATGAAGCGATAAATCGTTTCCGCACACAGTCGTATCGCGCTCAGACCATGGCGAACCAGTCGGCCGCAGATCTGCTCTGGCGACCAATGGGCTTCCAATTGTTCAATGACAAACTTGCGCAGCTCTGGGTAACGTCTGAGCTTGCGCAACCGTGTTCTGCGGTCTTTGCTGATATTGTCGGCAACAACGCTGTGATAGCCATTATAGTCTGGTATCTCAGTGTCCCGAAAGCTGTTACGCTTGATCTCGCGATAGATCGTCGAGCGATGACGACCCATCAGCCGCGCAATGTCGCCGAGAGGGACTTTGAGCTGTTTAAGTTCGAAAAGACGGCGACGTTCACGCAAAGTGATCTGTGAATAGCAATTCGACATCCAATTTCCTCCATGGCTAACCTCATGAATTCATTGACATGTTGCAGTTTAAAATAGAATGTACCCCCCTACATGTCGTGTCAAAGCTGATTAGAGATGCGACACCGGTGGCCAGATAGAAATGCGACACTTCTTGATGAAGGACGCAGCGCCAAGCCCCCGATCTGACCGGCTGGTCAGGGTTGCAAGGGCAGATCGGGGGCGGATAAGGGAACGCCTCTTCGGGCTTTAGCTTTCCTCCGAGATCACCGCCTCAGCGGTGCTCAAATGAGAGCGTTGGATATGGAGCCATTGTTCCGGGAACGGCTGGTAATCCTCAGAATGCTCCGTCTTGTATTCGCCCCACCCTTGATATTTCCAATATCTGGTCATCACGTCAAAATGGCTGTGCCCACTCAAAGTCCCGACGCGAATTGCCCCTTCGTTGAGAAGTGATCGAAATCCGTCCCCCATAGGGCCAGCTTGGCAAAGCCCAGGGAGCATTTGGCCATCAGGTTCGGGATCAAGCCATAACTCAAAGATTAGCTCTTCTTTCATGGAGTGAGTATACGAAAAATGTTCGGGCTCTCCAGTATATAATGCCCGCGTTGGTCAACCTCATTTCCCAGCTTCTATTCGCGCCAGCGCCTTCTCACGTCTGGCAATGACCTCCGGATCGTTCATGAAATCGGTCCTGCGTCCCGGCTTGCGCCCACGTTTCTGATAACCATTACCGACGCTGCCATCGCGTATGCCAAACATATGGTTTGTCTGACCTGTTCGGCGCGGGCCGCTCCGTTTCTCTTCGCGTCCAGCTTGCATCTCGGCGACAATTGACAGCATGTCGTCCAGCCGCTTGTTATCGACAACCTCCGCACGATGCACCGAGCGCAACGTGTCGAAGGTTCTGTAGGGCAGGGAAAAGCTCTCGTGCATGATCTCGAGCCGGCCGTCCGGATAATCGCAGACGATCACCTTCTGGCCCGCCAATGGCCTGGAAATCTCGGTCGGGTCGAGAATGAACAGCACCTTGTCGTAGCGCAGCGTCAATGACTGCGAAAGGGTGCGGACTTCCTTGCGGCACATGGCGCCATCAAGGTTCTCATGCTCGGCCAGTGGCCGGTGCATGTCCTTCGGATTGCGTGGTTGCTTGCCGAAGCGAGTGTTGAAATCCATAATGAACTCAGTGGCATAGGCATTGGCGGCCTCGATCGTGTCGATGCCGCGCAGCCGCATCTCCTTGACCAGCCGATCCTGCAGCGTCTGGTTGGCACGTTCCACACGGCCTTTGGCCTGTGGGGTGTTGGCACAGATGATGTCGATGTTCAGCTCGTAAAGCGCCCGGCCGAACTGCGTCAGACCGCTCGTCCGGTCTTTCTTCGACGCATGGAGCGAGCGGAAAACGCCGTGCTTGTCGCTATAGAAAGCCAGCGGCTTGCCCCATTGCTGCAGATAAGCCTTCGTCGCATGCAGATAGTCGAACGTATTTTCCGATCCGGCAAAGCGAAGATGCAAGAGCTTGCCGGTGGCGTCATCGATGTAGACGAGCAGGGCGCATTTGGGGCCGCGGTTCTCGAACCACCAGTGATGCGAGCCGTCGATCTGCACCAGTTCGCCAAAGCAGTCGCGCCGGCCGCGTGGCTGGAAAACCCGTTTCTTGCGTTCCCGGCGCGAGATCCAGATGCCGGCCTCGGTCATCCATTGCCGCAGCGTCTCCTTGGCAACAGAGATCCGGTGCAGTTCGATCAGCTTCTCGCGCGCCAGCGTCGGACCGAAATCCAGATAGCGTTCGCGGATCAGGTCCAGCGCCGTATTACGGAAATCCTCGCTGTGACGCCGGTTGCTCGGACGCGATCGCTTCTTGGAAACGAGGCCAGCTGGACCATCCCGGTCATAGGCTTGCAGCAGCCTGTGAACCTGACTTCGACTGAGGCCAAGCAGCTCAGCCGCCTGGACAACACTCAGGCGTAGATCACGGATCTTCTGGACGACTTCGAGGCGATGCAATTCTTTCTGCGACATGGTGATCAAACAGGGCATGACGACTCCAACCGCTCATGGTCTCAACCAGACTGAAGATCGTCATCCTTGCCTCCAACGTTGACATTGACCAGCACCTCAAGAGGCGACACGTCGCATCTCTAACTGGCCCAACTGTCGCATTACTAAATAGCCCCTACATGTCGTAATCACATAAGATAGATTATGGAACAAGACGATCTAAGTTCGCACACAAGACCCAATAAACGTTAGCGACGCTGAGCTATGTAGAGATGTCCTGGAACTGGCGATCCTTGCTCACTTCGAACAGTGATATCCGTGCAACGAATACAGTCCATACCGTGTTCTGAGAGCAGCGAACGTACATAGGACTGCGCATGTGCAAAACGTTGGAAATCGCCAACCATGAAATCACGGCCAGCGAAACGCTCATCTGACTGCGTTTCACTGGAGAACCCGAAATAGCCTCCAGTCCGCAGATGCTCCGCAACGCCCGAGAAAAAGCGGTCAAGCTCGCCCATATAAGGCAGCACGTCTGTTGCGACGATCAGGTCCCAAGCGTCTTCCTCTGTGGTCTCAAGAAAACGAACTGCTTCGCCGACAAAAAGCGCATCGTAATCGCCTTTTTCATAAGCCACTTCGATCATGTTTTCAGATATGTCGACGCCGGTCTTGTGATCGGCCATGTCGTCCAGCGCATCGGCAGAAAGCCCGGTACCGCAGCCAAGATCCAGCATGCGCTCGACCTGAAACTCTTCATCCAGTTCCAGAAGCATTTCACGCAATTGCAGCGGCACGTCATAACCAAGCTGATCAACGAGAATTGTATCGAACATCTCGGCATGCTGATCAAACAGCGTTGCAACATAAGCGTCCGGTGCTTTCGGCGGCACAGTTCCTCGACCCATGCTTGCGAGACGTACGGCAGCGCCACCGTGGTCTTCGGGATCAATTTCGAGAACTGCTTTATAGGCCTCAGCAGCAGCATCCAGATCGCCAGCCTTTTCCAAGGCAAGCGCATGGTTGTAAGCCTCAGCAAGCGCCTCTTGGTCAAGAGAATCCATGTTATGGGATTTGCCGTTCTGCTTGGACATCTGCGTTGCCTTTTGTTGAGCCGTCAGCGAACTGAAAAGGCCAGTAGAGAGCTATTATACGGGTTACGGCGCGTGTTCCATAGATGGAAAGGGCGAGGCGAGCCACTCGCCTGCCCTCCTACCCTCATATGAAGATGACAGCAAGAACCAGTTCTATTCAGCCGCCGCAGTTGCCGTACTGGAAGCAGGCTTATGATCGGCAAGTTTGCGCGCAATCACTGCGCAAGCCATCAGCTGAATTTGGTGAAACAGCATGAGCGGCAGCACGACACTACCGACATTCGCGCCCGCAAAGATCGCACTGGCCATCGGCGCGCCGCTGGCGAGGCTTTTCTTCGAACCGCAAAACATAATGGTGATGCGGTCAGCGTGATTAAAGCCGAACCACTTGCTTCCATACCATGTGGCCAGCATGACGATCACCAGAAGCAGGATATTTACACCGATCATGACGCCAAGATCGCTCCAGGAAACGGTGTGCCACAGGCCTTCAACGATAGCCTCGCTGAATGCGAGATAGACAACCATCAGGATCGAACCACGGTCGACAAAGCCAAGCGATTTGCTGTGACGACGCATGAAATTACCAATCCATGGCTGCAAGATTTGCCCCAGAACAAATGGTGCAAGCAATTGCAGCAAAATCGCTTCCAGCGCATCGACTGAAATCCCGCCGCCGCCTTTAACCGCAAACAGCAGTCCGACAAGCAACGGCGTCAGGAACATGCCGAAAATATTCGATGCCGATGCAGAAACGATGGCCGCAGAAACATTGCCGCCAGCCATAGAGGTAAAGGCGATTGAAGATTGTACGGTTGAAGGAAGAACGCAGAGATAAAGGATACCGAGATAAAACGGCGATTGCGCAAGCCCCGGAATAGTCCAGCCTGCGGTCAGTCCCAAAATTGGAAACAGGACGAATGTTGAGCAGACGACCGCCAGATGCAGTCGCCAGTGAGTGACGCCAGCCACAACTGCCTCACGCGACAAACGCGCGCCGTGCAGGAAGAACAGAAGTCCAACTGCGATCTTGGTTGCAATACCGAACCATTCAGCAAAATCACCCTGCACAGGAAGAAATGATGCAAGCAGAATGGTCGCAATCAACATGCAGGTGAACTTATCGGGCAGAAAACGCATTTCTCGTCAGTCCTTCAGCACTTCATACTTGAACGCTCCCCGAGAACACACACACATGCCTCCGAGAACGTTCCGAGCTAGTTGTGATCCCTAGCGGTCTGATTCCGATATTTGCATCCCTCGGATACTGGCGTCGGACAAATGTCGGAATCAAGATGACCACTAGCAAGTTTATGAATCTAGTGGATTTTTCGAATTTGACGTTTGAAACAGCATGTATGTCAGTCGGGATTCAACCGTCAAATTCAATCCACTAGTTTGTAATAAGCCGATCAGAAATCGGCACAACACTAAAGGACGGAGTTAGCCGCCAATCGGATCACTTTTCCGGGAAAATGAGCTGCATAAGGGCCTTTCAACCCTCAATCCATCTCATATCCATTTGGATTTTTCGACTGCCAGTTCCAGATGTCCTTGCACATTTCCTGAAGATTTTTCTCGGCAGTCCAGCCAAGGAAATCACGTGCAAAAGCAGGGTCGGCATAACACTCGGCCACATCGCCCGGACGGCGTGGCGAAAGCTCATATTTAATTTCACGATTTGAAACGTGTTCGAAGGCTTTTACTACATCAAGAACGCTGTAGCCCTGCCCTGTCCCCAGATTGACAGAAAAGCACTTTGGCTCATCAAGTTTCTTGAGCGCCTTGAGATGTCCGGCGGCAAGATCAACGACATGGATATAGTCACGAACCCCCGTGCCATCCGGCGTATTATAATCATTACCCCAGATGTTGAGCTTTTCGCGGCGGCCGGTTGCCACTTGTGCGATGATCGGCATCAGGTTGTTTGGAATACCCTTGGGATCTTCGCCGATCAGGCCGCTTTCATGCGCGCCGACCGGATTGAAATAACGCAGGATCGCGATCTTCCAGCTGTTATCGCTGTTATAAAGATCGCGCAGCATATCTTCGATAATAAGCTTCGTGCGCCCATATGGATTGGTCGCGGAAAGCGGCTGATCTTCGGTAATCGGCAATTTTTCTGGATCGCCATAAACCGTCGCAGACGAGCTGAAGACAAGTGTCTTGACGCCTGTGGCTTCCATAGCCTGCAACAAACGCAGCGTGCCAAGCACATTACAATCATAATAATGCAACGGCTTTTCACTCGACTCACCCACTGCTTTCAAACCGGCAA
This sequence is a window from Ochrobactrum quorumnocens. Protein-coding genes within it:
- a CDS encoding ISNCY family transposase, translated to MPGLITMSQKELHRLEVVQKIRDLRLSVVQAAELLGLSRSQVHRLLQAYDRDGPAGLVSKKRSRPSNRRHSEDFRNTALDLIRERYLDFGPTLAREKLIELHRISVAKETLRQWMTEAGIWISRRERKKRVFQPRGRRDCFGELVQIDGSHHWWFENRGPKCALLVYIDDATGKLLHLRFAGSENTFDYLHATKAYLQQWGKPLAFYSDKHGVFRSLHASKKDRTSGLTQFGRALYELNIDIICANTPQAKGRVERANQTLQDRLVKEMRLRGIDTIEAANAYATEFIMDFNTRFGKQPRNPKDMHRPLAEHENLDGAMCRKEVRTLSQSLTLRYDKVLFILDPTEISRPLAGQKVIVCDYPDGRLEIMHESFSLPYRTFDTLRSVHRAEVVDNKRLDDMLSIVAEMQAGREEKRSGPRRTGQTNHMFGIRDGSVGNGYQKRGRKPGRRTDFMNDPEVIARREKALARIEAGK
- a CDS encoding bile acid:sodium symporter family protein, translating into MRFLPDKFTCMLIATILLASFLPVQGDFAEWFGIATKIAVGLLFFLHGARLSREAVVAGVTHWRLHLAVVCSTFVLFPILGLTAGWTIPGLAQSPFYLGILYLCVLPSTVQSSIAFTSMAGGNVSAAIVSASASNIFGMFLTPLLVGLLFAVKGGGGISVDALEAILLQLLAPFVLGQILQPWIGNFMRRHSKSLGFVDRGSILMVVYLAFSEAIVEGLWHTVSWSDLGVMIGVNILLLVIVMLATWYGSKWFGFNHADRITIMFCGSKKSLASGAPMASAIFAGANVGSVVLPLMLFHQIQLMACAVIARKLADHKPASSTATAAAE
- a CDS encoding IS30 family transposase — its product is MSNCYSQITLRERRRLFELKQLKVPLGDIARLMGRHRSTIYREIKRNSFRDTEIPDYNGYHSVVADNISKDRRTRLRKLRRYPELRKFVIEQLEAHWSPEQICGRLVRHGLSAIRLCAETIYRFIYSKEEYGLKLFEHLAEMRTKRCPRGTRRSRSSRIPEAFRIHQRPDFIGNRLQFGNWEGDLIIFDRDLGEANVMTLVERKSRYCVIIKNNSRHSKPIMNKIIQAFATLPYHARRSFTFDRGSEFMGYRALEDGMGARSWFCDPNSPWQKGAIENINKRIRRYLPSNTDLTQVNQAQLTALAHDLNATPRKCLGFKTPAEVFASLLQEAA
- a CDS encoding class I SAM-dependent DNA methyltransferase — protein: MDSLDQEALAEAYNHALALEKAGDLDAAAEAYKAVLEIDPEDHGGAAVRLASMGRGTVPPKAPDAYVATLFDQHAEMFDTILVDQLGYDVPLQLREMLLELDEEFQVERMLDLGCGTGLSADALDDMADHKTGVDISENMIEVAYEKGDYDALFVGEAVRFLETTEEDAWDLIVATDVLPYMGELDRFFSGVAEHLRTGGYFGFSSETQSDERFAGRDFMVGDFQRFAHAQSYVRSLLSEHGMDCIRCTDITVRSEQGSPVPGHLYIAQRR
- the galE gene encoding UDP-glucose 4-epimerase GalE, with translation MTILVTGGAGYIGSHTCVQLIEAGHDVVVVDNFDNSNPEALHRVEKITGRAPIREPGDIRDRTLLEQIITRHKCTAVIHFAGLKAVGESSEKPLHYYDCNVLGTLRLLQAMEATGVKTLVFSSSATVYGDPEKLPITEDQPLSATNPYGRTKLIIEDMLRDLYNSDNSWKIAILRYFNPVGAHESGLIGEDPKGIPNNLMPIIAQVATGRREKLNIWGNDYNTPDGTGVRDYIHVVDLAAGHLKALKKLDEPKCFSVNLGTGQGYSVLDVVKAFEHVSNREIKYELSPRRPGDVAECYADPAFARDFLGWTAEKNLQEMCKDIWNWQSKNPNGYEMD
- a CDS encoding ISNCY family transposase — protein: MPCLITMSQKELHRLEVVQKIRDLRLSVVQAAELLGLSRSQVHRLLQAYDRDGPAGLVSKKRSRPSNRRHSEDFRNTALDLIRERYLDFGPTLAREKLIELHRISVAKETLRQWMTEAGIWISRRERKKRVFQPRGRRDCFGELVQIDGSHHWWFENRGPKCALLVYIDDATGKLLHLRFAGSENTFDYLHATKAYLQQWGKPLAFYSDKHGVFRSLHASKKDRTSGLTQFGRALYELNIDIICANTPQAKGRVERANQTLQDRLVKEMRLRGIDTIEAANAYATEFIMDFNTRFGKQPRNPKDMHRPLAEHENLDGAMCRKEVRTLSQSLTLRYDKVLFILDPTEISRPLAGQKVIVCDYPDGRLEIMHESFSLPYRTFDTLRSVHRAEVVDNKRLDDMLSIVAEMQAGREEKRSGPRRTGQTNHMFGIRDGSVGNGYQKRGRKPGRRTDFMNDPEVIARREKALARIEAGK